The following coding sequences lie in one Mustelus asterias chromosome 8, sMusAst1.hap1.1, whole genome shotgun sequence genomic window:
- the LOC144497967 gene encoding transmembrane protein 125-like, whose translation MVFQNALRCIDCLLNIFHSRGWDPYFSLLVIRGKFIFQMPELSEIMSGRFPANPSRIQQSILEDQVELWWFQDLKRSILCYSVAVVLILGAGLGGVVLLSTATSKSSEWRLGVGTVLCLLALGILLKQLLSSAIQDMNCVRNRTQIDKLRSGGLIDYLIILVAGLIILVCGYVLIILANAGPYPSGRPWSDMLIAGVATALCGSIILLSLLIYSLIFKFCPHITASSPNGRVPSVYVISTGSTEVRPRELSSSTANLI comes from the coding sequence ATGGTTTTCCAGAACGCTTTGAGATGTATTGATTGCTTGCTTAACATCTTTCATTCCCGAGGCTGGGATCCATATTTTTCCCTTTTGGTTATTCGTGGAAAGTTTATTTTCCAAATGCCTGAGCTTTCTGAGATCATGTCTGGCCGCTTCCCAGCAAACCCATCCCGAATCCAGCAGAGTATCCTGGAGGATCAGGTGGAATTGTGGTGGTTCCAAGATCTCAAAAGATCCATCCTCTGTTACTCTGTGGCCGTGGTGTTGATCCTAGGAGCTGGACTGGGGGGGGTTGTTTTACTGTCCACAGCGACCAGTAAATCCAGTGAATGGAGGCTGGGAGTAGGGACTGTCTTGTGCCTCTTAGCTCTAGGTATCCTCTTGAAACAGCTGCTGAGCTCAGCTATCCAGGATATGAATTGCGTGAGGAACCGGACACAGATTGACAAATTAAGGAGTGGAGGGTTAATTGATTACCTGATCATTTTAGTGGCTGGATTGATAATCCTGGTGTGTGGTTATGTATTGATAATCCTGGCAAATGCTGGCCCTTATCCTTCGGGTAGACCCTGGAGTGACATGTTAATTGCAGGTGTTGCTACTGCACTGTGTGGCTCCATCAttctcctctcactcctgatctATAGTCTAATCTTCAAATTCTGTCCCCATATAACGGCCAGCTCTCCAAATGGAAGGGTTCCAAGTGTTTATGTCATATCGACAGGCAGTACAGAGGTGAGGCCAAGGGAACTCTCGTCCAGTACAGCCAACCTGATATAA